Proteins encoded together in one Musa acuminata AAA Group cultivar baxijiao chromosome BXJ3-6, Cavendish_Baxijiao_AAA, whole genome shotgun sequence window:
- the LOC103987076 gene encoding probable inactive receptor kinase At1g48480, with amino-acid sequence MASPLLLLLAGAVLLLTSHPGGATDLGSDTAALLAFRDSVGRLALPSWNANSPGAPCSWQGVACESGRVGCLRLPGAGLIGRIPAAVGNLTSLRTLSLRFNALSGPLPPELASLDALRNLYLQGNRLSGDIPGFLSSLKNLVRLNLAGNQFTGGIPLELNNLTRLGTLFLDNNQLTGGIPDLDLSNLVRFNVSYNQLNGSIPAKLRSQPASAFLATGLCGGPLGPCPGEIAPSPSAEEPAAENAGGGAENNSEKKKNKNKLSGGAIAGFAIGAAAFLLIVLVVRILVCRRRKKRPAGGGKQIAMVAAAQEQRDKGSGEGGTNGNGPAATPVDAAVKAATSAAGDKKLVFFGRGGARRFDLEDLLRASAEVLGKGTFGTTYKAVLETGITVAVKRLKDVNLQEQEFKEKMEAIGAMDHPNVVPLMAYYFSKDEKLLVYDYVPMGSLSALLHGNRGSGRTSFNWVTRIGIGLSAARGIEYIHSTGPSSSHGNIKSSNILLTKPYEARVSDHGLALLMGSASTTTRIAGYRAPEVADPQKVSQKADVYSFGVLLLELLTGKAPAQALLNDEGIDLPKWVQSVVREEWTAEVFDVELLRYQSVEEDMVQLLQLAMECVAQYPDKRPCMAEVVIRINEIIKSSRGSSYQDQQSSPQSIDDGDDQASRQYDPVNVPNPPGDE; translated from the exons ATGGCTTCGCCGCTCCTTCTCCTTCTTGCCGGCGCCGTCCTCTTGCTAACCTCCCACCCCGGCGGCGCCACCGACCTGGGCTCCGACACGGCCGCCCTCCTCGCCTTCCGCGACAGCGTTGGCCGGTTGGCGCTGCCGTCTTGGAACGCCAACTCTCCCGGTGCGCCCTGCTCGTGGCAGGGCGTCGCCTGCGAGTCCGGCCGCGTCGGCTGTCTCCGCCTCCCCGGCGCCGGCCTCATTGGCCGTATCCCCGCCGCTGTCGGCAATCTCACTTCCCTCCGAACCCTCAGCCTCCGCTTCAACGCCCTCTCCGGGCCCCTGCCGCCGGAGCTCGCCAGCCTCGATGCGCTCCGGAACCTCTACCTGCAAGGAAACCGCTTGTCCGGGGACATCCCGGGGTTCCTCTCCTCCCTAAAGAACCTCGTCCGCCTCAACCTCGCCGGCAACCAGTTCACCGGCGGGATTCCACTGGAGCTCAACAACCTCACCCGGCTCGGGACGCTGTTTCTTGACAACAACCAGCTCACCGGCGGGATCCCGGACCTCGATCTCTCCAACCTCGTCCGGTTCAACGTGTCTTACAACCAGCTCAACGGATCGATCCCGGCTAAGCTCCGCTCTCAGCCGGCGAGCGCATTCCTGGCTACGGGCCTCTGCGGTGGTCCCCTCGGGCCGTGCCCGGGCGAGATCGCGCCGTCTCCATCGGCGGAGGAGCCGGCCGCCGAGAATGCCGGCGGCGGGGCAGAGAATAAcagcgagaagaagaagaacaagaacaagcTCTCCGGCGGGGCGATCGCCGGGTTCGCAATTGGTGCCGCAGCCTTCTTGCTCATCGTGCTTGTGGTGCGGATACTTGTCTGCCGCCGGAGAAAGAAACGGCCGGCGGGCGGCGGGAAGCAGATCGCGATGGTGGCGGCTGCTCAAGAGCAGAGGGATAAGGGTTCAGGGGAAGGAGGAACAAACGGCAACGGCCCTGCGGCGACTCCAGTGGATGCAGCGGTGAAGGCTGCGACGTCAGCTGCCGGGGATAAGAAACTGGTGTTCTTCGGCCGGGGAGGGGCAAGGCGGTTCGACCTGGAGGATCTGCTGCGAGCGTCGGCGGAGGTGCTGGGGAAGGGCACGTTCGGGACAACTTACAAGGCGGTGCTCGAGACTGGGATAACGGTGGCGGTGAAGCGGCTCAAGGACGTGAATCTGCAGGAGCAGGAGTTCAAGGAGAAGATGGAGGCCATCGGGGCGATGGACCACCCCAACGTGGTGCCCCTCATGGCATACTACTTCAGCAAGGATGAAAAGCTCCTCGTCTATGATTACGTGCCAATGGGGAGCCTCTCCGCCCTCTTGCATG GCAACAGAGGATCTGGTCGAACGTCTTTCAACTGGGTAACACGAATTGGAATTGGACTTTCAGCAGCACGTGGCATCGAATATATTCACTCGACAGGCCCTTCATCCTCACATGGCAACATCAAATCCTCCAACATCCTCCTCACCAAACCATATGAAGCCCGTGTGTCCGATCATGGCCTTGCCCTTCTCATGGGTTCAGCTTCCACTACGACCCGGATTGCAGGATATCGTGCCCCGGAAGTTGCTGACCCTCAAAAGGTCTCTCAGAAGGCTGATGTTTATAGCTTTGGTGTTCTCCTGCTTGAGCTGCTCACGGGCAAGGCCCCGGCACAGGCCCTACTCAATGACGAAGGCATCGACCTACCAAAATGGGTCCAATCGGTTGTGAGAGAGGAGTGGACAGCGGAGGTGTTTGATGTGGAGCTGCTGAGGTACCAGAGTGTGGAAGAGGACATGGTGCAGCTCCTGCAGCTTGCCATGGAATGTGTGGCACAGTACCCAGACAAACGGCCTTGTATGGCCGAGGTGGTGATCCGCATCAATGAGATCATAAAATCGAGCCGAGGATCTTCCTACCAAGACCAGCAGAGCAGCCCACAAAGCATTGACGATGGTGATGACCAGGCCTCTCGCCAGTATGACCCAGTCAATGTACCGAACCCTCCTGGTGATGAATAG